The sequence below is a genomic window from Streptomyces sp. NBC_00582.
TGCCGTGGCGCCCGGCATGGTCGTGACGATCGCCTTCGACGGTGACGAGGACGACACCATGACGTTCCTGCTCGCCTCCCGCGAGTACGCGAGCGCCGACATCGAGACCTACTCGCCGCAGTCCCCGCTGGGCACCGGCGTGATCGGTCACAAGGTCGGCGAGGACGCGGAGTACGAACTGCCGAACGGCAAGAAGGCCTCCGTGCGCATCCTCAAGGCCGAGCCCTACAACGGCTGAGCCACCTTTCTCTCCTGACGAGCCCCTGGCACCCGAGTTGCCGGGGGCTTCGCCATGTCGGGCCCGGCGGTCAGGCCGTCGCCGAGCGGTACTTGCGCACCGCCAGGGTGCGGAAGATCAGCACGATCAGGACCGAGTAGATCAGCGAGGCCCAGACCGGGTGCACCATGGGCCAGGCGTCAGAGGGTGACTGTCCGGGATTGGCGAACAGCACCCGGCACGCCTGGACCGTGGCGCTGAACGGGTTCCACTCGGCGATGTGGCGCAGCCAGGGCGTCATGTTGCTGGTGTCGACGAACGCGTTGGATATGAAGGTCACCGGGAAGAGCCAGATCAGCCCTCCGGAGGTGGCCGCCTCCGGGGTGCGGACGCTCAGGCCTATCAGGGCGCCGATCCAGGTGAACGCGTAACCGAGCAGGAGCAGCAGCCCGAAGGCGGCCAGAATCCGTCCGGCGTTGGTGTAACCGTCCGAGCCGGGGCGCCAGCCGACCAGGAGGGCGACGACCGCCAGGACGAGCAGGGTGAGCGCGGTCTGGACGAGGTCGGCGAGGGTCCGGCCGGTGAGCACCGCACCGCGCGCCATCGGCAGGGAGCGGAAGCGGTCTATCAGGCCCTTGTGCATGTCGTCGGCTATGCCCGCGCCGGCACCGGCGGTGGCGAAGGTGACGGTCTGCGCGAAGATCCCCGCCATCAGGAAGTTCTTGTAGGCGGTGGCGCTGGTGCTGCCGCCGATCTGCATGGAGCCACCGAAGACGTAGGTGAACAGCACCACGAACATGATGGGCTGGATGAGCCCGAAAATGACCATCTCGGGAATCCGTGACATGCGAATCAAGTTGCGTTTTGCAACGACCAGTGAGTCGCGGACGGACTGGCTCATGGGGTGGGCGGTGGCCGTTCCCCGGACGGTGTCGGTGACGGCGGTCATGCGACGACCTCCTTGCCCTTGCCCTTGGCTTTCCCGGCGCCGTTCTCCTCGGCCTTCTCCTCGGCCACATGTCCGGTCAGGGACAGGAAGACGTCGTCGAGGGTGGGCCGGCGCAGGCCTATGTCGTCCATCTCTATGCCGCGGGTGTCCAGCTCGCGGATGACCTCGGCGAGGAGCTTCGCGCCGCCGGTGACGGGCACGGTGAGTTTGCGGGTGTGCTCCTCGATGCTGGTCTCGCCCTTGCCGTACCCGGTGAGAACCTCGCGGGCGGTGGGGATCTGGTCGCGTTCATGGACCACGACCTCGATGCGCTCGCCGCCGGTGCGGGCCTTGAGCTGGTCGGAGGTGCCGCGGGCGATGACCTTGCCGCGGTCGACGACCGCGATGTCGTGCGCGAGGTGGTCGGCCTCCTCCAGATACTGCGTGGTCAGCAGCAGGGTCGTACCGCCGGAGACGAGACGCTTGATCACGTCCCACAGGAGTTGGCGGTTGCGTGGGTCGAGGCCGGTCGTCGGCTCGTCCATGAACATCACCGGTGGTGAGACGACCAGGGCCGCGGCCAGGTCGAGGCGGCGGCGCATGCCTCCGGAGTAGGTCTTGGCCGTGCGGTCGGCGGCGTCGGTGAGGTCGAACTGCTCCAGCAGTTCCTCGGCGCGGGCCTTCGCGGCCCTGGCCCTCATCTGGTAGAGCCGGCCGACCATCTGGAGGTTCTCGCGGCCGGTGAGGTATTCGTCGACCGCCGCGAACTGGCCGGACAGGCCGATCGAGCGGCGCACCTCGTTGGGGTGCTTGAGCACGTCGAGGCCGGCGACCTCCAGCCGCCCGCTGTCGGGTCGCAGGAGGGTGGTCAGGCAGCGGACGGCGGTGGTCTTGCCCGCCCCGTTCGGCCCGAGGAGGCCGAGGACGGTGCCCTCGGGGACGTCGAGGTCGACGCCGTCCAGAGCCCGTACGTCACCGAAGGTCTTGACCAGGCCTTCGGCGTAGATGGCGCCTGGCATAAAAGTCCTCCACGTCTTCGGGGATTCCTTCGAAAAGCCTAGGTTTGCACTGTTTCGGACGCCTGCGGCGGCCGCACATTCACCGTAACGCGATGTATCGCGACTGCCAATGCAATTCGCTCGTGTGGGTGACGAGAGGGCTCTGACCTCCAGAGCAGCCGGTCCTCCGTCGGGCGCGGGCCGTTCAGTCGACGATCGTGTACCCGGCCCGGCGCAGCGCCTGGCCGACCTCGGCGCAGTGCGCCGGCCCCTTCGTCTCCAGGTGCAGCTCGACCTCCGCCTCGGTCAGCCCGAGCCTCGGATCGGTCCGCACATGGCTCACGTCCAGAACGTTGGCGTCGACCACTGACAACACCCCCAGCAGCGTCGCGAGCGCACCCGGCCGGTCCGTCAGCCGCACACTGACCGCCAGGTAGCGGCCCTGCGCGGCCATGCCGTGCCGCAGCACGCGCTGCATCAGCACCGGGTCGACGTTGCCGCCGGACACCACCGCGACCACCGGGCCCTCGAACGCGCCGGGCTCGCTCAGCAGCGCCGCGACGGGACTCGCCCCGGCCGGTTCGACGACCAGCTTCGCCCGCTCCAGACACAGCAGCAGCGCGGTGGACAGCTCCCCCTCCGAGACCGTGCGCACCTCGTCCACCAGCTCGCCGACGATCCCGAACGGCACGTCCCCGGGGCGGCCGACCTTGATCCCGTCGGCCATCGTCGCCGGGGCCTCGATCGACACCGGCCGTCCGGCCGCCAGCGAGGGCGGATACGCCGCCGCCCCCTCCGCCTGCACCCCGACGACGCGCACATCGGGCCGCAGCGACTTCACCGCGACCGCGATACCCGCGGCGAGCCCGCCGCCGCCGATCCCGACGACGACCGTGCGCACCTCCGGGCACTGCTCCAGGATCTCCAGCCCGACCGTCCCCTGCCCCGCGATCACGTCGCCGTGGTCGAAGGGGTGGATGAACACCGCGCCCGTCCGCTCCGCGTACTCCTGCGCCGCGTCCAGCGTCTCGTCGACCACATGGCCGTGCAGGCGCACCTCGGCGCCGTACTCCCGGGTGGCGCTGATCTTGGGCAACGGGGCGCCCTTGGGCATGAACACCGTGGAGCGCACGCCCAGCAGTGACGACGCCAGCGCCACGCCCTGCGCGTGGTTGCCCGCGCTCGCCGCGACCACCCCGGCCGCCCGCTCCTCCGGCAGCAGCCCCGCGATCCGCACGTACGCGCCCCGCAGCTTGAACGATCCGGTCCGCTGGAGGTTCTCGCACTTGAGCAGCACCGGCGCCCCGACGAGCTGGGACAGATACCTGCTCCCCTCCATCGCCGTCACCCGCGCCACACCAGAGAGCATCTTCTGGGCGCCGCGCACGTCGTCGAGGGTGACGGGCCGCAAGGAGTCAGCCGTGCCATAGCTCATGTCATCAGCATCGCAGTTCACAGGCGGGAACGGCCGCTGTGACCAACCACCGAGACCGGTTTGCGCGGGGCCGGTACGACCCGGCTTCCGGCCGCGTACTCTGTCCCCCATTCCTGCCAGCACCCCCTTCATGAAGTGAGCCCCCGGCCATGCCCACTACACCTGAAATGTCGATGGACATGACGACCGTCGGTGACACCGGTCTTCTCGACACGCTGCAGCACGAGGTCGCGGTCTTCGCCCGCCGGGCCGAACAGACCCGCCTGGGCGGTGTCGGGCAGGTGCGCAATTCCATGGACCGCGCCGCGTACCTGCTGCTCAACCGTCTCGACAAGGAAGGCCCCATGGGCGTCAAGGCGCTCGCGGCGAGCATGGGGATCGACTCGTCGACCGTCACCCGGCAGGTGGCTCCCCTCGTCGACACCGGCCTGGTCAAGCGGACCTCGCACCCCGAGGACGGGCGGGCCGTGGTGCTTCAGCTCTCCCCGCGCGGGCAGTCGCGTCTGGAGGAAGTACGGTCCTCCCGGCGGCAGTTGATGGCCGAGCTGACCGAGGACTGGGCCCCGGAGGAGCGGGAGGCGTTCTGCTCCCTCCTCACCCGCTTCAACGTCGCCCTGTCCTCCCGGATGGCCGCCCAGGGCCTGCCGGGCGCGGAGCCGGCCGCCGCTTCCTGAACAGCGGGGTACGCGTGCGTAGGGGCGTTTTCCGCGGGGGCGCGTGCGCGGCTCTTGACCGAAAGCCCACCCCTGGCCTCATATGAGACCGGGTCCCTCTGCGTCGTACGTGGTGCCGCACCCGTACTCCACCGGGACCCGTTTCCAGGGGGTCGCCGTCAGGCGGGAGGCGCGGGGTGCGAGAGAGGCGTACGGTCCAGGAAGCCCGCCGGGCACGGGAGTTCGAGGCGTTCGTGGCCGGGGCGGGCGGACGGCTGCTGCGGACCGCGACGCTGCTCACCGCCGAGGCGGAGGAGGACAACCCCCGCGCGCGACGCCTGCTGACCCGCGCCCTCGCGCACACGTACGCGTGCTGGGACCGGCTGCGCGGTGACGACCCGTACAACCACGCGCGGGAGTGCCTGGCCGTCCGTTTCGCCCGCGGGACGTGGCACCGGTACGTCGCGCTGCCGTTCGGGCGCGTCCGGCCCTGCGGGCCGCTGGCCGCGCTCTCCCCGCAGCACCGGCTCGTCCTGGTCCTCCGGCTCCACGAGGGGGTGGCCGAGGAGCAGGTGGGGGCACTGCTCGCGCTGACCGCGGACCGCGTGAACCTGATCTGCGACCGGGCGATCACCCTCCTGCTCGATCCGCCGCGCGGGCCGGCCCCCGCGCGCGTGAGCGCGAAGGCGGCCACGTCGTGAACCGGCCGGAACGGGAGGCCGCCGTACGGCAGATGATGGAGCGGACCGCGCCGCGCGTACCGGCGGAGCTCCACGCGGACGTGGTCCGTCTGGGCGGCCGTATGCTGCGGCGCCGGACGATCGCCCTGCGCCTGATGTGGCTGCTGCTGTTCGCGGCGACCGTGGCGTTCGTCGTCTGGGCGGCCACGGCCCGCCCCTGGGTGGAGCCGCCGTCGGAGACGACTCCACCGGTCACCGGCTGGTGACCATCGCGCGGCAGCCCTCGCGGGAACCAGGGCCTGCCGCAGGTCCTAGCCCAGGGCCTGCTGCAGGTCCTCCAGCAGGTCGTCGACGTTCTCGATGCCGACGGAGAGCCGGACGAGGTCGCCGGGCACCTCCAGGGCCGAGCCCACCACCGAGGCGTGCGTCATACGGCCGGGGTGCTCGATGAGGGACTCGACGCCGCCCAGGGACTCGCCGAGGGTGAACACCTTGGCGCGGTTGCAGACCTCGACGGCCGCCTCCTCGCCGCCGGCGACCTGGAAGGAGATCATGCCGCCGAAGGACCGCATCTGCTTGGCCGCGACCTCGTGTCCCGGGTGCTCGGGCAGGCCCGGGTAGAGCACCTTCGTCACGCGCGCGTGGCGGCTCAGCATGTCGGCGATCTTGGTGGCGTTCTCGCTGTGCCGGTCCATGCGCACCGACAGTGTCTTGGTGCCGCGCAGCACCAGCCAGGAGTCGAAGGGCCCGGCGACCGCGCCCATCGCGTTCTGGTGGTACGCCAGTTCCTCGCCGAGTGTCGCGTCGGCGGTGATCAGCGCGCCGCCGACGACGTCGGAGTGGCCGCCCATGTACTTGGTCAGGGAGTGCACCACGACGTCCGCGCCGAGCGACAGCGGCTGCTGCAGGTACGGCGTGGCGAAGGTGTTGTCGACGACGAGCTTGGCGCCCGCGTCCCGCGCGACCTGGGCCACGGCGGCGATGTCGGTGATGCCGAGCAGCGGGTTGGAGGGGGTCTCCACCCACACGGCCTTGGTCTTCGGGGTGATCGCGGCCCGTACGGCCGACGGGTCGCTGGTGTCGGCGACCGACCACTCCACACCCCAGCGGGCGACGACCTTGGCGAAGAGGCGGAAGGTGCCGCCGTAGGCGTCGTTGGGGATGACCACGTGGTCGCCGGGGCTGAGCAGCGTACGCAACAGGCAGTCCTCGGCCGCCAGTCCGGAAGCGAACGCGAGTCCTCGGCGCCCGCCCTCGAGGGCGGCGAGGTTCTCCTCCAGGGCGGTGCGGGTCGGGTTGGCGCTGCGGCTGTACTCGTAGCCGCCGCGCAGGCCGCCGACGCCGTCCTGCTTGTAGGTCGAGACCTGGTAGATCGGCGGGACGACCGCGCCGGTGAGGGGATCCGCGGTGTTGCCCGCGTGGATCGCGAGAGTCTCGAAGTGCTGACTGATGTGCCTGTCGCTCATGGGCATCGAGCCTAGTCCGCTCGCGGGGCTGCTGCCGGACGGCCACGGGGTGGCTCCCGGGGCGGCGGGACGGCTGCCGGGACGTTTTTCCACAGGCTCCGGGGCCGGGGTTGGCCAATTGTCCGCGGCGTCTGGTTCGCTGGAGACATGGAAATTCTCTGGGTCCTGATGGCTCTGGTCATGCTCGGCTTCGTGCTGCTGCCGTTCCTGCGGCGCAGGCGCGGCATGATCGAGCAGGTCCCGGCGGGCCACCCGGACGCCGCGGACCCGGCCGACTACGGCTTCGTGCGCACGGAGGAGCTGGACATCCGCATGCCCGGCCCGGACCAGGACCTGCTGGACGTCCTGGACGTGGTGCAGCGCACACAGGACTACCGGGCGGCACAGCAGTTGCTGGCCGGCACGGAGATCGAGGGCGAGCTGCGCTGGCAGCGCGTGCAGGCCTTCGCGGGCGCGGCCGCGCTGGAGCTGCAGCAGCGGCCGGGCGGGGTCGCCGAGGCGCCGGGCGGGCAGTGGCTGCGGGTGTGGCGGGCGGAGGCGCCCAAGGACGCCGGCGGTGCGGCGGTGCACGCCGAGTTCCTGGTCCAGCAGGCGTGGCGGACCTCCACGCCGGGCACGGACGACTTCCGGATCATCATGGAGGAGGCGAAGGACGCCTGCGGCCAGGCGGCACTCCTCTCCCCCGGCGACCCGGTGCCGTACATCGTGGAGCTGTCGGTGGCGCGCGGCCTGCACTACGCGCAGTCCGAGTTCGACCAGCTCTGGCTGAGGATCCTGGACCGCGCCCCCGCGCACATGGGCGCGCACCTGGCCGCCCTGCACTACTGGTGCGAGAAGTGGCACGGCTCGCGCGAGCTGGCGTCCTCGTTCGCGGAGGCGGCCGCGGCCCGCGCGCCCCAGGGTTCGCTCCTCGCCGCGATGCCGCTGTTCACGGTCTTCGAGCACCTCCCCGAGGTGAACCTGGTCAGCGGCTTCTACCAGAGCGAGGTCGTGACGAAGGCGATCCACGGCGCCCTGTTCGCGGTGCACGCGGCCCGCCCGGACGACCCGATGCTGGCGCACGTCCGCCATCTGCTGATCTTCTTCCTGGTCCGCGGCGAGCGCTGGGCCGAGGCCATGAACCAGCTCATACACGTCGACGGCCATGTCGGCGCCCTGCCCTGGACCCTCTCCGCGGACCCGGCCGGCGAGTTCGCGGTGTACCGGGCGCTGGCGGTGGCGGGCTACGAGGCGAACGGCGGCAGCCCGGCGACACTGCCGCACTGACGCCTGCCGCGCGGGCACCGGCGCCCGGAATGCCGGAGGTTCTGACCGACTCCGGCTACGGCCCGATCACCACGGAGATCCTCCCGGCCGAGCCCCGTGCCTTCTACCCGGCCGAGGCGTACCACCAGCAGTACCTCGCCAGGAATCCGACGGGGTACTGCGGGATCGGCGGGGCGGGTGTCATCGCCGCTGCTCTCCTGATTGTGGTGCTGATCCTCCGGCGCCAAGTGCGCGAGTTCCGCTCCGGCCTCGTGACCTTCATTCCTGGCCTATCTCTTGGATGACCGCCCCACTAGACATGCACGGGCATGTCGTCAACGCCGGCCGGGTCCGGAGAGACGGACACCGCGACGTAGCGAAACTCGCCTCCTGCTCCGCCCAGATCTGAGTACGGCTTCCAGTCGAGGATGTACGCGCCCCGCAGGGTGCACGTGTTCGGCTCGTAGGCGCCCTCGGCCCACAACAGCGTGCCGACGAGCTCACGCCCTTGGTGGATCCTGAAGTCCCGATCTCTGGTCTGCCCCCGACCTAGGGCAGGCGGAGTCCAGAGAGCCGCGTCGTTGGTCAACATGATGGCCAGGCCGTTCTGATCCGACCGGCGGCAGAAGCGCTCCAGCCTGGCTATGTCCCGAACGAAGTGCAGACGAGCGAGGTCGGTGGCAGCGTGCCCCTTCAAGGCATAGTCCTCGGCAGGCATGCCTGCCGTGCCGGTCCACTTCCGGGTGAAGTACTTGAACTCAATCGCAGTGCGAGCCGAGGGGCCCATGCACAAGAGGTCCAGATATTCCTGCCTGCCCACCCCCCGCTGCGGCACCTCAAGCCTGGAGCGCACATCCGGCGCCAGTTCCCACAGCACCTGGGCGAAACTGTGCTGAAGGTCGGCTTCGGAGTGGAAGATCGGTCTGCGTCGCGCCAGTTGCACGATGATGTCGCCGAGAGCGATCCGGCCACCCACGGTCATGTCCCCGTCCATCGGCTCCATTGAAGTGGTTACCCACCTGAACTCTCAAGTCCACGGTGTCTGGCGCTGCACTCGTGACTGCGAGCCGTACCCTTCGGACACGAAATCGGACAGGCACCGCAGGCCGGCCTCTTCTACGGCACGTCTTGCCGATCCCAGTAGGCGGCATGGAGGGCAGGGGAGTTTCGGTAGCGGTGCACCAGCCGCTCGAAGTGCATCCCTTCAAGAGGAGAGGCTTGAGCCCGTCGGTTGAGGACATATGGCTCAATCGCGTTCCAAACTCGTGGCGGAGAGCGATGAAAGCAAGCCAACACCAGATCGAACGACAATAATTTTCGCTCGACCAACACGCCCAGCATCTCGAGTTGATCGTGAAGTTGCCAGAAGGAATGGAAATCTTCGTCGCACATGCGCGTGGGATCAAAGTTCTGGGGCGATCCGAACTCGCCGCTCAAGAGACGATGCCGAAAGCGGCGTGCCGCTGGGGAATGGTATTTCTCTTGGAACGAGATGAGGAGCTGCACATGCCGTGACAGGCGCGCCTCCTTGATCTGCGAGTAGGCGAAGAACGAGGCGGCGATCACAACTATGGTTCCGATCGCTGCGCTCACGGCACTGACGACTTCCCACATGTCCCCCACGCATGCAGTACATCACTCCGCCGTGCCGTTGGGTAGACGACTCTCGCGGACCTGGCTGAGCAGGCTGCCGACGCGCTCACGGCAAGGCGAAAATCAGTGGCTGCCTGAACCGGCCGACCGCAGGCTGTACGCCATGGAACAACCGCAACGCGGGATCCGGGCGGCCTATGCGGATTCCACGATCACCGTCTACCAGGCGTACTCCCCGGAGATCGGCCTGCCCGCCGTCCGGGACGGTCGTTTCCCCGCCGTGTGGAAGCGCGACAGGATGACATGGGTCACCAAGCCGCGCTCACAGACCATGGCTGTCCTGCTAGAAAGATCCGGATGCCGGCTGATCTACTCCACGCCGATGCCGCAGTCCGGGACGAGTTCTTCCAAGCCGCCTGTGTAGCCCCTGCCGACAAAGGCATAGTGATGCGGACCGAGGTCAGTTGGATGTCAAGAGAGTGCGATTGCCGGCGTGGAAGGCTGAGACGTTTTTCTTCTCTATCGGGGGATGATCAGGTCGGTCAACTGTCCGGGAGTGGGCACCTTCCCCCGGTTCAGGATGAGC
It includes:
- a CDS encoding ABC transporter permease, producing the protein MTAVTDTVRGTATAHPMSQSVRDSLVVAKRNLIRMSRIPEMVIFGLIQPIMFVVLFTYVFGGSMQIGGSTSATAYKNFLMAGIFAQTVTFATAGAGAGIADDMHKGLIDRFRSLPMARGAVLTGRTLADLVQTALTLLVLAVVALLVGWRPGSDGYTNAGRILAAFGLLLLLGYAFTWIGALIGLSVRTPEAATSGGLIWLFPVTFISNAFVDTSNMTPWLRHIAEWNPFSATVQACRVLFANPGQSPSDAWPMVHPVWASLIYSVLIVLIFRTLAVRKYRSATA
- a CDS encoding ATP-binding cassette domain-containing protein produces the protein MPGAIYAEGLVKTFGDVRALDGVDLDVPEGTVLGLLGPNGAGKTTAVRCLTTLLRPDSGRLEVAGLDVLKHPNEVRRSIGLSGQFAAVDEYLTGRENLQMVGRLYQMRARAAKARAEELLEQFDLTDAADRTAKTYSGGMRRRLDLAAALVVSPPVMFMDEPTTGLDPRNRQLLWDVIKRLVSGGTTLLLTTQYLEEADHLAHDIAVVDRGKVIARGTSDQLKARTGGERIEVVVHERDQIPTAREVLTGYGKGETSIEEHTRKLTVPVTGGAKLLAEVIRELDTRGIEMDDIGLRRPTLDDVFLSLTGHVAEEKAEENGAGKAKGKGKEVVA
- the ilvA gene encoding threonine ammonia-lyase, which codes for MSYGTADSLRPVTLDDVRGAQKMLSGVARVTAMEGSRYLSQLVGAPVLLKCENLQRTGSFKLRGAYVRIAGLLPEERAAGVVAASAGNHAQGVALASSLLGVRSTVFMPKGAPLPKISATREYGAEVRLHGHVVDETLDAAQEYAERTGAVFIHPFDHGDVIAGQGTVGLEILEQCPEVRTVVVGIGGGGLAAGIAVAVKSLRPDVRVVGVQAEGAAAYPPSLAAGRPVSIEAPATMADGIKVGRPGDVPFGIVGELVDEVRTVSEGELSTALLLCLERAKLVVEPAGASPVAALLSEPGAFEGPVVAVVSGGNVDPVLMQRVLRHGMAAQGRYLAVSVRLTDRPGALATLLGVLSVVDANVLDVSHVRTDPRLGLTEAEVELHLETKGPAHCAEVGQALRRAGYTIVD
- a CDS encoding MarR family winged helix-turn-helix transcriptional regulator, with translation MSMDMTTVGDTGLLDTLQHEVAVFARRAEQTRLGGVGQVRNSMDRAAYLLLNRLDKEGPMGVKALAASMGIDSSTVTRQVAPLVDTGLVKRTSHPEDGRAVVLQLSPRGQSRLEEVRSSRRQLMAELTEDWAPEEREAFCSLLTRFNVALSSRMAAQGLPGAEPAAAS
- a CDS encoding RNA polymerase subunit sigma-70 yields the protein MRERRTVQEARRAREFEAFVAGAGGRLLRTATLLTAEAEEDNPRARRLLTRALAHTYACWDRLRGDDPYNHARECLAVRFARGTWHRYVALPFGRVRPCGPLAALSPQHRLVLVLRLHEGVAEEQVGALLALTADRVNLICDRAITLLLDPPRGPAPARVSAKAATS
- a CDS encoding cystathionine gamma-synthase, whose translation is MSDRHISQHFETLAIHAGNTADPLTGAVVPPIYQVSTYKQDGVGGLRGGYEYSRSANPTRTALEENLAALEGGRRGLAFASGLAAEDCLLRTLLSPGDHVVIPNDAYGGTFRLFAKVVARWGVEWSVADTSDPSAVRAAITPKTKAVWVETPSNPLLGITDIAAVAQVARDAGAKLVVDNTFATPYLQQPLSLGADVVVHSLTKYMGGHSDVVGGALITADATLGEELAYHQNAMGAVAGPFDSWLVLRGTKTLSVRMDRHSENATKIADMLSRHARVTKVLYPGLPEHPGHEVAAKQMRSFGGMISFQVAGGEEAAVEVCNRAKVFTLGESLGGVESLIEHPGRMTHASVVGSALEVPGDLVRLSVGIENVDDLLEDLQQALG
- a CDS encoding DUF4760 domain-containing protein, whose amino-acid sequence is MSAAIGTIVVIAASFFAYSQIKEARLSRHVQLLISFQEKYHSPAARRFRHRLLSGEFGSPQNFDPTRMCDEDFHSFWQLHDQLEMLGVLVERKLLSFDLVLACFHRSPPRVWNAIEPYVLNRRAQASPLEGMHFERLVHRYRNSPALHAAYWDRQDVP